Proteins from one Streptococcus mitis B6 genomic window:
- a CDS encoding ISL3 family transposase, which yields MEQLHFITKLLDIKDPNIQIMDVVNRDTHKEIIAKLDCEAPSCPDCGSLMKKYDFQKPSKIPYLETTGMPTRILLKKRRFKCYQCSKMMVAETPLVKKNHQIPRIINQKIAQKLIEKTSMTDIAHQLSISTSTVIRKLNDFRFKYDFSHLPEIISWDEYSFTKGKMSFIAQDFEKLNIITVLEGRTQAIIRNHFLRYDRAVRCQVKIITMDMFSPYYDLAKQLFPCAKIVLDRFHIIQHLSRAMSRVRVQIMNQFHRKSHEYKAIKRYWKLIQQDSQKLSYKRFYRPTFRMHLTNKEILDKLLSYSEDLKHHYHLYQLLLFHFQNKESEKFFGLIENNLQLVHPLFQTVFKTFLKDKEKIVNALQLPYSNAKLEATNNLIKLIKRKAFGFRNFENFKKRIFIALNIKKERTNFILSRA from the coding sequence ATGGAACAATTACATTTTATCACAAAACTACTAGACATTAAAGACCCTAATATCCAAATTATGGATGTTGTTAATAGGGATACCCACAAAGAAATCATCGCTAAACTAGATTGTGAGGCCCCATCTTGTCCTGATTGCGGAAGTCTAATGAAGAAATATGACTTTCAAAAACCGTCTAAGATCCCTTACCTCGAAACAACTGGTATGCCTACTAGAATTCTCCTTAAAAAACGCCGTTTTAAGTGCTATCAGTGCTCAAAAATGATGGTTGCTGAGACTCCTCTAGTAAAGAAAAATCATCAAATCCCTCGTATCATCAACCAAAAAATTGCTCAGAAGCTGATTGAAAAAACTTCCATGACCGATATTGCTCATCAGTTGTCTATTTCAACTTCAACTGTCATTCGAAAGCTCAATGACTTCCGTTTTAAGTATGATTTTTCTCATCTTCCAGAGATTATATCTTGGGATGAGTACTCCTTTACAAAGGGAAAGATGAGTTTCATTGCACAAGATTTTGAAAAGCTCAATATCATCACTGTTCTTGAGGGCAGAACACAAGCTATCATCCGGAATCACTTCCTTCGCTACGATAGAGCCGTTCGTTGTCAGGTGAAAATCATTACTATGGATATGTTTAGTCCTTATTATGACTTGGCTAAACAGCTTTTTCCGTGTGCTAAAATCGTTCTAGATCGTTTCCATATTATCCAACATCTTAGCCGTGCTATGAGTCGTGTGCGTGTCCAAATCATGAATCAGTTTCATCGAAAATCCCATGAATATAAGGCTATCAAACGCTACTGGAAACTCATCCAACAAGATAGTCAGAAACTCAGCTATAAACGTTTTTATCGCCCTACTTTTCGCATGCACTTGACGAATAAAGAAATTCTAGACAAGCTTTTGAGCTATTCAGAAGACTTGAAACACCACTACCATCTCTATCAACTTTTGCTTTTTCACTTTCAGAACAAGGAGTCTGAGAAATTCTTTGGACTCATTGAGAACAATCTGCAGCTAGTTCATCCTCTTTTTCAGACTGTTTTTAAAACCTTTCTAAAGGACAAAGAGAAAATTGTCAACGCCCTTCAACTACCCTATTCTAACGCCAAATTGGAAGCGACTAATAATCTCATCAAACTTATCAAACGAAAGGCCTTTGGATTTCGGAACTTTGAAAACTTCAAAAAACGGATTTTTATCGCTCTGAACATCAAAAAAGAAAGGACGAATTTTATCCTTTCTCGAGCTTAG
- a CDS encoding DUF3165 family protein yields the protein MVYLIIGILLLLLYVFATPESIKGTVNIVLVVFAFVALLILLMLSVLQIFQLPTEFFIAIAMLFLAYFSLRDITLMSVHKSKRR from the coding sequence ATGGTTTATTTAATCATAGGAATCCTCTTATTGCTACTCTATGTATTTGCGACACCAGAAAGCATTAAAGGGACAGTCAATATCGTCCTTGTCGTCTTTGCTTTTGTAGCACTTTTGATTTTGCTGATGTTGTCAGTTCTGCAAATCTTTCAGCTACCGACAGAATTCTTTATCGCAATCGCCATGCTCTTCCTAGCATACTTTAGCTTGCGAGATATTACCCTCATGTCGGTCCATAAAAGTAAAAGAAGATAA
- the typA gene encoding translational GTPase TypA, translating to MTKLREDIRNIAIIAHVDHGKTTLVDELLKQSETLDARTELAERAMDSNDIEKERGITILAKNTAVAYKGTRINIMDTPGHADFGGEVERIMKMVDGVVLVVDAYEGTMPQTRFVLKKALEQDLVPIVVVNKIDKPSARPAEVVDEVLELFIELGADDDQLDFPVVYASAINGTSSLSDDPADQEATMAPIFDTIIDHIPAPVDNSDEPLQFQVSLLDYNDFVGRIGIGRVFRGTVKVGDQVTLSKLDGTTKNFRVTKLFGFFGLERREIQEAKAGDLIAVSGMEDIFVGETITPTDAIEALPILHIDEPTLQMTFLVNNSPFAGKEGKWVTSRKVEERLQAELQTDVSLRVDPTDSPDKWTVSGRGELHLSILIETMRREGYELQVSRPEVIVKEIDGVKCEPFERVQIDTPEEYQGSVIQSLSERKGEMLDMISTGNGQTRLVFLVPARGLIGYSTEFLSMTRGYGIMNHTFDQYLPLIPGEIGGRHRGALVSIDAGKATTYSIMSIEERGTIFVNPGTEVYEGMIIGENSRENDLTVNITKAKQMTNVRSATKDQTAVIKTPRILTLEESLEFLNDDEYMEVTPESIRLRKQILNKAEREKANKKKKSAE from the coding sequence ATGACAAAATTAAGAGAAGATATCCGTAACATTGCGATTATCGCCCACGTTGACCACGGGAAAACAACCCTTGTTGACGAATTATTGAAACAATCAGAAACGCTTGATGCACGTACTGAATTGGCTGAGCGTGCTATGGACTCAAACGATATCGAAAAAGAGCGTGGAATTACCATCCTTGCTAAAAATACAGCCGTTGCCTACAAGGGAACTCGTATCAACATCATGGACACCCCAGGACACGCGGACTTCGGTGGAGAAGTTGAGCGTATCATGAAAATGGTTGACGGTGTTGTCTTGGTCGTAGATGCCTACGAAGGAACCATGCCACAGACTCGTTTCGTATTGAAAAAAGCATTGGAACAAGACCTTGTCCCAATTGTGGTTGTTAACAAAATCGATAAACCATCAGCTCGTCCAGCAGAAGTAGTGGACGAAGTCTTGGAACTTTTCATCGAGCTTGGTGCAGATGATGACCAGCTTGATTTCCCAGTAGTGTATGCTTCAGCAATCAACGGAACTTCTTCATTGTCAGATGATCCAGCTGACCAAGAAGCGACTATGGCGCCAATCTTTGACACGATTATTGACCACATCCCAGCTCCAGTAGATAACTCAGATGAGCCTTTGCAGTTCCAAGTGTCACTTTTGGACTACAACGACTTCGTTGGACGTATCGGTATCGGTCGTGTCTTCCGTGGTACTGTTAAGGTTGGGGACCAAGTTACCCTTTCTAAACTAGATGGTACAACGAAGAACTTCCGTGTTACAAAACTCTTCGGTTTCTTTGGTTTGGAACGTCGTGAAATCCAGGAAGCTAAAGCGGGTGACTTGATTGCCGTTTCAGGTATGGAAGATATCTTTGTCGGTGAAACTATTACTCCGACAGATGCAATTGAAGCTCTTCCAATCCTACACATCGATGAGCCAACTCTTCAAATGACATTCTTGGTCAACAACTCACCATTTGCTGGTAAAGAAGGTAAATGGGTGACTTCTCGTAAGGTGGAAGAACGCTTGCAGGCAGAATTGCAAACAGACGTTTCCCTTCGTGTTGACCCAACTGATTCACCAGATAAATGGACTGTTTCAGGACGTGGAGAATTGCACTTGTCAATCCTTATCGAAACAATGCGTCGTGAGGGTTATGAACTTCAAGTATCTCGTCCAGAGGTTATCGTAAAAGAAATCGATGGTGTTAAATGTGAGCCATTTGAACGTGTTCAAATCGACACTCCAGAAGAATACCAAGGATCTGTTATCCAAAGCCTTTCTGAACGTAAGGGTGAAATGTTAGATATGATTTCAACTGGTAATGGTCAAACTCGTTTGGTCTTCCTTGTTCCAGCGCGTGGTTTGATTGGATACTCAACTGAGTTCTTGTCAATGACTCGTGGTTACGGTATCATGAACCATACCTTCGACCAATACTTGCCATTGATTCCAGGGGAAATTGGTGGACGTCACCGTGGTGCCCTTGTTTCTATCGATGCTGGGAAGGCTACAACTTACTCAATCATGTCTATCGAAGAACGTGGAACAATCTTTGTCAACCCAGGTACTGAGGTTTACGAAGGAATGATCATCGGTGAAAACTCTCGTGAAAACGACTTGACAGTTAACATCACTAAGGCAAAACAAATGACTAACGTCCGTTCAGCTACTAAGGACCAAACAGCTGTTATTAAGACTCCTCGTATCTTGACACTTGAAGAGTCTCTTGAGTTCTTGAACGACGATGAGTACATGGAAGTAACGCCTGAGTCTATCCGTTTGCGTAAACAAATCCTTAACAAGGCAGAGCGTGAGAAAGCTAACAAGAAGAAAAAATCAGCTGAATAA
- a CDS encoding 16S rRNA pseudouridine(516) synthase, whose amino-acid sequence MRLDNLLAQEKISRKAMKQALLKGDILVDSCPARSLAQNIDTGLQELLFQGRIIQGYEHTYLMLHKPAGVVTANKDKKLPTVMDFLPPDIQSDKLYAVGRLDRDTTGLLLVTDNGPLGFQLLHPQYHVDKTYQVEVNGLLTPDHIQTFQKGIVFLDGTVCKAARLEILSASPSLSQASITISEGKFHQVKKMFLSVGVKVTSLKRTHFGPWSLDDNLQAGDYRPLNSEELTSVREFLRKSG is encoded by the coding sequence ATGCGTTTAGATAATTTATTAGCCCAAGAAAAAATCAGCCGAAAGGCCATGAAACAAGCCTTACTCAAAGGGGACATTCTCGTCGATAGTTGCCCAGCCCGCTCCCTAGCCCAAAATATCGATACAGGACTACAAGAACTCCTTTTTCAGGGCCGAATCATTCAAGGTTATGAGCACACCTACCTTATGCTTCATAAGCCTGCTGGTGTCGTTACAGCCAACAAAGACAAGAAACTTCCAACCGTCATGGACTTCCTTCCTCCTGACATCCAGTCTGATAAGCTCTATGCCGTCGGTCGACTGGACCGAGATACGACTGGTCTCCTCCTCGTGACCGATAACGGCCCTTTGGGCTTTCAACTCCTTCATCCTCAGTACCATGTCGATAAGACTTATCAAGTTGAGGTTAATGGACTTCTGACACCTGACCATATCCAAACCTTTCAAAAGGGAATTGTCTTTTTAGATGGCACTGTTTGTAAAGCTGCAAGACTAGAGATTCTATCTGCAAGTCCTTCCCTCAGTCAAGCCTCTATCACCATTTCAGAAGGAAAATTTCATCAGGTTAAGAAAATGTTTCTCTCTGTTGGTGTCAAGGTGACCTCCCTTAAACGTACCCATTTTGGACCTTGGAGCTTGGATGACAATCTTCAAGCAGGAGACTATCGACCCCTAAACTCAGAAGAGTTAACAAGCGTTCGTGAATTTCTCAGAAAAAGTGGTTAA